The Natronosporangium hydrolyticum nucleotide sequence TCCCGGTAGCGGCGCATCGCCAACCGCATCGCCTCGGTGTCCACCTGCTCGGTGCCGCGGTACGGGTCGAGGTCGTCCCCGGCCGCCTGCAGATTCGACGCGAGCTGCTGGACCGCGTCATCGACCAGCGACTTGGCGCCGACGACCGCGGCGGCCGGGTCGTCGAAGAAGCTGTCCTGCACCTCGCGCAGCTGCTGCCGGATCCGGTCGGCGTCCGCGGCCGACCACAGGACGATCGGCCCGCCAGCAGCCGCCATCGGCGCCGGGGCGGCGGCGGGGGCCTCGCGCTCCGCCGCCTCCGGGCTATCGCTCGACATCGGAGGCTCGAACGACGAGACCACCGGTGGCGTGGTGGCGGGCAGCGGGCGGGTGTCAGGGGTAACCATGGGTGTCTCCGTATCGGTCTGCGGCTCGGCCGTCGACTCGGCCTTCGCCAGTTCGTCGGGCGCAACGGCGGCTGCCCGCTCGGTCGGTTCGGTGGGTCCGATCGGCGCCGCGGCGACCGGCGGGATCGCCTGGGTGGGCGGCCAGTCCGCGGGGCGGGGCGGGATGCCGGGCAACGCCGTAACGGCTGGTGGCTCGGCGGTGTCCACAACCGTCGCCGGAAGGTCTTCCTCCGGGTCGGCGGTAGCGTCCGAGTCAAGCTCCTCGTCGACCTCTTCGATGTCGTTGATGTCGTTGACCTCTTTGGCCTCGGCGCCTCCGCCGGCGCCGACGGTCGACTCCTCGACCACCACCGAGATGGGTGTGTCGGCCGGGTCGGTCGGGTCCTCGGTGGCTTCGGTCGCAACCTCCAGCATCTCCGCTGCCGCCCGGTCGACCTCGGCTGTCTCCGGATCGCCGGTGGGCGCCGGCTGAGCGAGCGCGGTCTCGCCGCCGGTGTCGGAGCCGTCGTCGACCGGCTCTATCGCTTCCGCTGCTGTTTCTGCTTCCGCGAGGTCCGGCTGGGCGGCGACCTCTTGATTCGTCTCCTCCTGGCTGTCGCGGGCCTCGATCTCATCCGAGCCGGGCTCCGTCGACTCGATGTCGCCGGCTTCGATGGCGTCCACCTCGGAGCCCGGGGAATCGGTGGTGTCGGTGTCGGTGTCGGTGGCGTCAGCGGCGGGGTCGGCGGGGTCGGCGGGGTCGGCGGGGTCGGCGGCCGCGGTGGGTTCGGGTGCGTCCTCGGCGCTGGTCTGCTCCGCTGCCTCCTCGGTGACCGCCGTCATCGCCGGGGCGATTACGGGGACTTCGGAGGTTGGTTCGTCGAGAATCGCCGCGTCAGCCGGAGGGCGCTGCTGGGGCGCCACTCCACGCAGGTCTCGCATGGTCGGTTCTTCGTCATGGGTACGGCGAGGGGGATAGGGGTACATGACGTCCTCCGGTCGGTGATTCCTGCGACAACCTACCGCTCGGGCGTTACCCGCACAGCCCTCCGAAGGTGCCGCCCGTGCCAAGATGATCGGTGTGAGTAAAGCAAATGAGTCGGATTCGCGATCGGCGCCTGGAGCACGCCTCGATCCAGAGATCGCCGCCCGGCTGCGCCGAGACGAGCACGGCCTGGTCGCGGCGGTGGTGCGGCAGTACGACACCGGCGAGGTGTTGATGCTGGCGTGGATGGACGACGAGGCGTTGCGCCGCACGCTGCAGACCGGCCGGGCCACCTATTGGTCGCGAAGTCGACAGCAGTATTGGGTGAAGGGCGAAACCTCCGGCCACCATCAGTACGTGCGGTCGGTGGCGCTCGACTGCGACGGCGACGCACTTTTGGTAAGCGTCGAGCAGGTCGGCCCGGCGTGCCACACCGGGGCACACAGCTGCTTCCACCGAGCATTGCCGATGACCCACCGCTCGGCGGTATAGAAGATCGGCCCAACCCCACGCCCGCTGAGTTGATCATGGACCTAGGTACATGATGGGGCGGGATTCGGCCCCCAAACCTCATGGTCAACACCTTCGGGGCGCCGTTGCGGCCACCTTGGTGGGTTGAGTGGTGATCAACTAGGGTGGCAAATGGGCCTAATCTGGCAAATTGGGCGCCACTCAACCCACCAAGAAGGACATGCTCGCTGGCCCGGGCGCTCACCGGTGGACGAAAGTGGGCATATGACCGATTCGTGTTGTCCGGGCGACCGGGTAACGGCCCTCGTAGCCCGATTTCGTCTCAGTCGAGCGGGCCGAGCAACCGCTGACCGGCGAGCAATCAAGCGGGCGCACTAGGCGTGGCGGCAGCGAGCCCCGTCCCTCGCCAGGTCGGGCAGTCAGCTGCCGTCGCGCAGGTCGCCCGGGGCCTGCGCCACGAAGCTGACCTCTTCGAAGGTGACCTGGCAGCCGGGTCCGAGCGGTGACTGCGCTTCGAAACCGACCAGCGCCGTCGTGTCGGGCGGGCCCGTGAGCCGGAAGTACCGGATCAACTGCCAAGACTCGCCGTCCGTGTGGGCGTGAAAGGCCCAGGCGGCGCCGACTCTCGATATCCGCAGCCACACCTGGTCGGTGTCGACGACGAAGCCGTTCGCGTCGTCCGACCAGCCGTGGGTAACCACCGAGACCACCATCGGGGTGCCGGCCGGCGACAGCTCATAGCACAACTTCGCCCAGTGGCGCTCGTCGAACCACACCATCAGCACGCCGGCGTCGAAGGTGGTGGCGAGGGAGGCGCCCACCCGGGCCGAGAGCTGAAAGTCGCCGGGCGGCGGCGAACCGAGCAGCCGTGGGGCGGTGAGCGTCGGTTCGCCGCCGGCGGGGTCGATGAACAGGTCGGTACCGCCGCTGGCGGTGACCGCCAGACCGGCGTCGCCGCGAAGCTCACTGCTGACCGGGGTTTCCTGCCACGTCAGCGAAGCCGGAAGGGCAGCTAGGCGAAGCCCGGGCCCGGAGCTCATCGCGCCGAACCGGCGCGGGCCGCGACCGCCCGGGCCA carries:
- the hisI gene encoding phosphoribosyl-AMP cyclohydrolase, with amino-acid sequence MIGVSKANESDSRSAPGARLDPEIAARLRRDEHGLVAAVVRQYDTGEVLMLAWMDDEALRRTLQTGRATYWSRSRQQYWVKGETSGHHQYVRSVALDCDGDALLVSVEQVGPACHTGAHSCFHRALPMTHRSAV
- a CDS encoding DUF1349 domain-containing protein, with amino-acid sequence MSSGPGLRLAALPASLTWQETPVSSELRGDAGLAVTASGGTDLFIDPAGGEPTLTAPRLLGSPPPGDFQLSARVGASLATTFDAGVLMVWFDERHWAKLCYELSPAGTPMVVSVVTHGWSDDANGFVVDTDQVWLRISRVGAAWAFHAHTDGESWQLIRYFRLTGPPDTTALVGFEAQSPLGPGCQVTFEEVSFVAQAPGDLRDGS